A single window of Falco rusticolus isolate bFalRus1 chromosome 6, bFalRus1.pri, whole genome shotgun sequence DNA harbors:
- the EFR3B gene encoding protein EFR3 homolog B isoform X4 has protein sequence MEKLTFYALSAPEKLDRIGAYLSERLIRDVSRHRYGYVCIAMEALDQLLMACHCQSINLFVESFLKMVAKLLESEKPNLQILGTNSFVKFANIEEDTPSYHRSYDFFVSRFSEMCHSSHDDLDIRTKIRMSGIKGLQGVVRKTVNDELQANIWDPQHMDKIVPSLLFNLQHVEEAESRSPSPLQATEKEKESPTELAERCLRELLGRAAYGNIKNAIKPVLIHLDNHSLWEPKIFATCCFRIIMYSIQPQHSHLVIQQLLGHLDANSKSAATVRAGIVEVLSEAAVIAASGSVGPTVLEVFNTLLRQLRLSIDYALTGSYDCAAGVSTKIIKEHEERMFQEAVIKTIGSFASTLPTYQQSEVMVFIMNKVPLPSSQQSIEAGKAGENRNRLTQIMLLKSLLQVSVGFQCSNMLTALPSAFLDRLLSAALMEDAEIRLFVLEILISFIDRHGNRQKFSTISTISDISVLKVKVDKCSRQDTVFMKKHGQQLYRHIYLICKEESNVQAHYEALYSMLMLISIELANEEVVVDLIRLVLAVQEIAQINEDNLTAYNRCALFALGAAYLNLISQLTTVPTFCQHIHEVIQMRQKEAPYLLPEDVFVEKPRLSKSLDRLGPEVFFWQSKISEVLGGSGYNSDRLSTPYIPQLTDEDRLSKRKSIGETISLQVEVESRNSPEREQRAPAEEITYETLKKAIVDSVAVEEQERERRRQVVEKFQKAPFEEIAAHCGARATLLQSKLNQIFEITIRPPPSPSGTITAAYGQPQNHSIPVYEMKFPDLCVY, from the exons GTACGTGTGTATTGCCATGGAGGCCCTGGACCAGCTCCTGATGGCCTGCCACTGCCAAAGCATCAACCTCTTCGTGGAGAGCTTCCTGAAAATGGTGGCGAAGCTGCTGGAGTCGGAGAAGCCCAACCTGCAGATCCTGGGAACTAACTCG tTTGTGAAGTTTGCCAACATAGAAGAGGACACCCCATCTTACCACCGCAGCTACGACTTCTTTGTCTCCCGCTTCAGTGAGATGTGCCACTCTAGCCACGACGACCTGGACATCCGGACCAA GATCCGGATGTCTGGCATTAAAGGCCTGCAGGGAGTGGTGAGGAAGACGGTGAACGACGAGCTCCAAGCCAACATCTGGGACCCGCAGCACATGGACAAAATTGTGCCCTCGCTGCTCTTCAACTTACAGCACGTGGAGGAGGCCGAAAG ccgctccccctccccgctgcaAGCCACcgagaaggagaaggagagtCCTACAGAGCTAGCGGAGAGGTGTCTGCGGGAGCTGCTGGGCCGAGCGGCGTACGGCAACATCAAGAACGCCATCAAACCCGTCCTCAT CCACCTGGATAACCACTCGCTCTGGGAGCCAAAGATCTTTGCCACTTGCTGCTTCCGGATCATCATGTACTCGATCCAG CCGCAGCACTCCCATCTTGTgatccagcagctcctggggcaccTGGATGCCAATAGCAAAAGTGCGGCCACTGTGCGTGCGGGCATCGTGGAGGTCCTGTCAGAGGCAGCGGTAATCGCAGCCTCTGGATCTGTCG gCCCCACGGTGCTGGAGGTATTTAACACCCTGCTGAGGCAGCTGCGGCTCAGCATTGACTACGCGCTGACGGGGAGCTATGACTGCGCTGCCGGTGTCAGCACCAAGATCATCAAGGAGCACGAGGAGAGGATGTTCCAGGAGGCCGTCATTAAAACTATAG GGTCCTTTGCCAGCACACTGCCCACCTACCAGCAGTCTGAGGTGATGGTCTTCATCATGAACAAGGTGCCACTGCCCTCCTCGCAGCAGTCCATCGAGGCTGGCAAAGCTGG AGAGAACCGGAATCGGCTGACGCAGATCATGCTCCTGAAGTCCCTCCTGCAG GTCTCTGTGGGCTTCCAGTGCAGTAACATGCTCACAGCCCTTCCCAGCGCCTTCCTGGacaggctgctttctgcagccctCATGGAAGATGCTGAGATCCGCCTCTTCGTCCTGGAGATTCTCATCAGCTTCATCGATCGCCACGGGAACCGGCAGAAATTCTCCACCATCAG CACCATTAGTGACATCTCAGTCCTGAAGGTGAAAGTGGACAAATGCTCGCGCCAAGATACTGTCTTCATGAAGAAG catggccagcagctcTACCGGCACATCTACCTGATATGCAAGGAGGAAAGCAACGTGCAGGCTCACTACGAGGCTCTCTACAGCATGCTGATGCTCATCAGCATCGAGCTGGCTAATGAGGAGGTTGTAGTGGACCTCATCCgcctggtgctggctgtgcag gagaTTGCCCAGATCAACGAGGATAACTTGACAGCATACAACCGGTGCGCGCTCTTTGCCCTCGGTGCAGCTTACCTGAACCTCATCAGCCAGCTCACCACCGTGCCCACCTTCTGCCAGCACATCCATGAG GTCATCCAAATGCGGCAGAAGGAAGCTCCCTATCTGCTCCCTGAAGATGTCTTTGTGGAGAAACCCAG ACTGAGCAAGAGCCTTGACCGCCTGGGCCCAGAGGTCTTCTTCTGGCAGAGCAAGATCAGTGAGGTGCTGGGTGGCAGCGGCTACAACTCGGACCGGCTCAGCACACCCTACATCCCCCAGCTGACAG aTGAAGATCGCCTGTCCAAGAGGAAGAGCATTGGCGAAACCATTTCCCTGCAGGTCGAGGTGGAGTCGAGGAACAGTCCTGAGCGAGAGCAG AGAGCACCAGCAGAAGAAATCACATATGAGACACTGAAGAAAGCAATAG TAGACAGTGTTGCCGTGGAGGAGCAGGAGCGGGAACGGAGGCGGCAAGTGGTGGAGAAATTCCAGAAAGCCCCATTCGAGGAGATCGCTGCCCACTGTGGTGCCCGG GCGACgctgctgcagagcaagctCAACCAGATCTTCGAGATCACCATACG GCCACCGCCAAGCCCCTCCGGCACCATCACAGCCGCCTATGGCCAGCCCCAAAACCACTCCATCCCAGTGTATGAGATGAAGTTCCCGGACCTGTGTGTGTACTGA
- the EFR3B gene encoding protein EFR3 homolog B isoform X3, whose translation MYGVCGCCGALRPRYKRLVDNIFPEDPEDGLVKTNMEKLTFYALSAPEKLDRIGAYLSERLIRDVSRHRYGYVCIAMEALDQLLMACHCQSINLFVESFLKMVAKLLESEKPNLQILGTNSFVKFANIEEDTPSYHRSYDFFVSRFSEMCHSSHDDLDIRTKIRMSGIKGLQGVVRKTVNDELQANIWDPQHMDKIVPSLLFNLQHVEEAESRSPSPLQATEKEKESPTELAERCLRELLGRAAYGNIKNAIKPVLIHLDNHSLWEPKIFATCCFRIIMYSIQPQHSHLVIQQLLGHLDANSKSAATVRAGIVEVLSEAAVIAASGSVGPTVLEVFNTLLRQLRLSIDYALTGSYDCAAGVSTKIIKEHEERMFQEAVIKTIGSFASTLPTYQQSEVMVFIMNKVPLPSSQQSIEAGKAGENRNRLTQIMLLKSLLQVSVGFQCSNMLTALPSAFLDRLLSAALMEDAEIRLFVLEILISFIDRHGNRQKFSTISTISDISVLKVKVDKCSRQDTVFMKKHGQQLYRHIYLICKEESNVQAHYEALYSMLMLISIELANEEVVVDLIRLVLAVQEIAQINEDNLTAYNRCALFALGAAYLNLISQLTTVPTFCQHIHEVIQMRQKEAPYLLPEDVFVEKPRLSKSLDRLGPEVFFWQSKISEVLGGSGYNSDRLSTPYIPQLTDEDRLSKRKSIGETISLQVEVESRNSPEREQRAPAEEITYETLKKAIVDSVAVEEQERERRRQVVEKFQKAPFEEIAAHCGARATLLQSKLNQIFEITIRPPPSPSGTITAAYGQPQNHSIPVYEMKFPDLCVY comes from the exons GTACGTGTGTATTGCCATGGAGGCCCTGGACCAGCTCCTGATGGCCTGCCACTGCCAAAGCATCAACCTCTTCGTGGAGAGCTTCCTGAAAATGGTGGCGAAGCTGCTGGAGTCGGAGAAGCCCAACCTGCAGATCCTGGGAACTAACTCG tTTGTGAAGTTTGCCAACATAGAAGAGGACACCCCATCTTACCACCGCAGCTACGACTTCTTTGTCTCCCGCTTCAGTGAGATGTGCCACTCTAGCCACGACGACCTGGACATCCGGACCAA GATCCGGATGTCTGGCATTAAAGGCCTGCAGGGAGTGGTGAGGAAGACGGTGAACGACGAGCTCCAAGCCAACATCTGGGACCCGCAGCACATGGACAAAATTGTGCCCTCGCTGCTCTTCAACTTACAGCACGTGGAGGAGGCCGAAAG ccgctccccctccccgctgcaAGCCACcgagaaggagaaggagagtCCTACAGAGCTAGCGGAGAGGTGTCTGCGGGAGCTGCTGGGCCGAGCGGCGTACGGCAACATCAAGAACGCCATCAAACCCGTCCTCAT CCACCTGGATAACCACTCGCTCTGGGAGCCAAAGATCTTTGCCACTTGCTGCTTCCGGATCATCATGTACTCGATCCAG CCGCAGCACTCCCATCTTGTgatccagcagctcctggggcaccTGGATGCCAATAGCAAAAGTGCGGCCACTGTGCGTGCGGGCATCGTGGAGGTCCTGTCAGAGGCAGCGGTAATCGCAGCCTCTGGATCTGTCG gCCCCACGGTGCTGGAGGTATTTAACACCCTGCTGAGGCAGCTGCGGCTCAGCATTGACTACGCGCTGACGGGGAGCTATGACTGCGCTGCCGGTGTCAGCACCAAGATCATCAAGGAGCACGAGGAGAGGATGTTCCAGGAGGCCGTCATTAAAACTATAG GGTCCTTTGCCAGCACACTGCCCACCTACCAGCAGTCTGAGGTGATGGTCTTCATCATGAACAAGGTGCCACTGCCCTCCTCGCAGCAGTCCATCGAGGCTGGCAAAGCTGG AGAGAACCGGAATCGGCTGACGCAGATCATGCTCCTGAAGTCCCTCCTGCAG GTCTCTGTGGGCTTCCAGTGCAGTAACATGCTCACAGCCCTTCCCAGCGCCTTCCTGGacaggctgctttctgcagccctCATGGAAGATGCTGAGATCCGCCTCTTCGTCCTGGAGATTCTCATCAGCTTCATCGATCGCCACGGGAACCGGCAGAAATTCTCCACCATCAG CACCATTAGTGACATCTCAGTCCTGAAGGTGAAAGTGGACAAATGCTCGCGCCAAGATACTGTCTTCATGAAGAAG catggccagcagctcTACCGGCACATCTACCTGATATGCAAGGAGGAAAGCAACGTGCAGGCTCACTACGAGGCTCTCTACAGCATGCTGATGCTCATCAGCATCGAGCTGGCTAATGAGGAGGTTGTAGTGGACCTCATCCgcctggtgctggctgtgcag gagaTTGCCCAGATCAACGAGGATAACTTGACAGCATACAACCGGTGCGCGCTCTTTGCCCTCGGTGCAGCTTACCTGAACCTCATCAGCCAGCTCACCACCGTGCCCACCTTCTGCCAGCACATCCATGAG GTCATCCAAATGCGGCAGAAGGAAGCTCCCTATCTGCTCCCTGAAGATGTCTTTGTGGAGAAACCCAG ACTGAGCAAGAGCCTTGACCGCCTGGGCCCAGAGGTCTTCTTCTGGCAGAGCAAGATCAGTGAGGTGCTGGGTGGCAGCGGCTACAACTCGGACCGGCTCAGCACACCCTACATCCCCCAGCTGACAG aTGAAGATCGCCTGTCCAAGAGGAAGAGCATTGGCGAAACCATTTCCCTGCAGGTCGAGGTGGAGTCGAGGAACAGTCCTGAGCGAGAGCAG AGAGCACCAGCAGAAGAAATCACATATGAGACACTGAAGAAAGCAATAG TAGACAGTGTTGCCGTGGAGGAGCAGGAGCGGGAACGGAGGCGGCAAGTGGTGGAGAAATTCCAGAAAGCCCCATTCGAGGAGATCGCTGCCCACTGTGGTGCCCGG GCGACgctgctgcagagcaagctCAACCAGATCTTCGAGATCACCATACG GCCACCGCCAAGCCCCTCCGGCACCATCACAGCCGCCTATGGCCAGCCCCAAAACCACTCCATCCCAGTGTATGAGATGAAGTTCCCGGACCTGTGTGTGTACTGA